Within Cumulibacter manganitolerans, the genomic segment GCAGCAGCAGGGCCGTCAGCTCGGCGACGTGCCGGGCCGAGGCGGCCCTGGGGTCCGTGATCAGCACGGCCGCGCCGCGCTCGGTGCGCACCTGCGTCGTCCCGTCGGCCGCCGTGATCGACGCGACCCGTCCGTTGCGCTCCTCGAAGCCGCGGAACCAGGCCTCGATGCGCCCCGGCGGCACGGTGACGTCCCGGGTCACGGCATGCCCGGGAACGCCGGCGGGAGGGCGACGCCGCCCGCGGCCTGTCGCCAGCGCAGCGCGGCCACCGTCGTCGCGGCCAGCGCATCGACGCAGAACGTCCGCACCGCGGTGCTGCCTACCCGGCCGCAGCAGTGCCGCCACTGCTGCGCCATCGCGTCCTCGAGCCTCGCCGCGAGCGCGAGGGCGGACGCGTCGTCGGTGACCGGCGCCGGGAGGGTGTACCCGGGCTCGGAGGGGGCGGGATCCTGCCCGAGGGAGCGCAGGATGTCCTCCAGCGCCTGGCGGCGTGTCCGGTTGGTGGCGTCGGCGTCCTCGACGGCGGCCCGGTGCGCCTCGCCGACCGCGGCACCGATCTCGCCGTACGCCCAGATGGTCGCGTGCTGCGCGGCGAGGGCGGCCTGCAGGCTCGCGGCGTCGTCGGTCATCCGAGCACCGCCGCCGCGGTGGCATGCGAGGCGGCCAGCGAGGCCAGCAGGGGAGCGCGTCTCGCCGGCTGCGAGATGGCCAGGCCACGGCACTGGGCGGCGAGCGCGGACTCGCTCTCGGAGTCGGACACGAACGGGTAGTCGGTGCTCGCGCGAACCTCCTAGTGGTTGTAGATCTCGCCGATG encodes:
- a CDS encoding DUF4439 domain-containing protein, which produces MTDDAASLQAALAAQHATIWAYGEIGAAVGEAHRAAVEDADATNRTRRQALEDILRSLGQDPAPSEPGYTLPAPVTDDASALALAARLEDAMAQQWRHCCGRVGSTAVRTFCVDALAATTVAALRWRQAAGGVALPPAFPGMP